The Opisthocomus hoazin isolate bOpiHoa1 chromosome 27, bOpiHoa1.hap1, whole genome shotgun sequence DNA segment AATCCCtagccccagctctgctgctgctgtttggtttGGCCCCTGCTCAAATATTCAGAATCAGTCTCTTTACAAACAAATTACTTACTGACTATTTCACTGCAGTAATACAAAGATTAATTGGTGTTTGTGAAGTGCTAATTACTCTTTGGGAAGTCGGTCTGCGTAGCTCAGGCTAATGCATGTGGGATATGCACAGCGTGCCGTGCAACGTCGCAGGCCCAGGCTTGCCTGTCCAGGCCTCGGCGTGATTCCGGAGGCGACTCCCGGACCTGTGTGGCTCTGACGCTGGCTTCTGTTCTCGTGTTGCAGACTCTGTCCGTTTCGATGCTGTTGCGCTACTCGCACCATCAGATCTTTGTCTTCATTGGTAAGGATTTGCTGAGGGATTTAGGGTGTGCTGCACACTGTGCCTGCCCCAGCACAGTCTGTCACGTACATACTCTTGACTGTCATTGTTCAGAAGGGTCCTGCGTGTTGCTACAGCGGGAATATCCCCCCCCTCCCATGCCCCCGTCACCGTGCTTGAGCGCGCTGTTCTGTCCCTTGAGAAGTATCGGGGACAGGGACTCGCGGCGCTCTGAATGGGGACTGATGTGGGGGTGGAGGGTCCCGTGGCCCCACGTCCGCGTTGCACTGCAGTACGTTTTCCTTCTTGCAGTCGACCTGTTACAGATGCTGGAAATGAACATGACCATTGCGTTCCCTGCGGCTCCCCTCCTCACTGTCATTCTGGCTCTCGTAGGTAAGGACGTTAGCTCACTGCTTGTGTACATGCAGCAAGTCCCTGTGGGGTCCGTACAAAGTACAGCTCCCTGTTCTGACCTGGCTGTGGCGGGCGGTTTGTCTGTCCGCTCATCACGGGGGGAAGGCTCTGGAATCTGATGGCACAGTGAGCGGCATTGTCCTGCTGGGTCCCCTGGAAAAGCAGTTTGTTTGGAAATCACGTAAACCGAAGCTTTGTCTGTCACTGAGTTCATTTCGGATTCACACTGCCTGTGACCACCTGGCATTAGCACagtttgaatttaaaaaacaaacgacagcaaaaccccaaaatctGCGCTGCCTGGAGCCAGCTGCTCCTCTGGCCTGCGGCTGCAGTCAGCAGTGAAACGTGTTTGCCCTTCGCTGCTGCTCCGGACAGAGCAAACGTGTGCTGCTGTGCTCCCTGCTGTGCAGCCCTCCGGTCCCGGCTGCGGAAGGAGCAGGATCCCTTCACGTGCCCTTTGGGGAGCCCTTTGCCGAgctggtgcctgtgccctgcGGCACGCTGATGCCGGACACTCTCTGTCCCGCAGGTATGGAGGCCATCATGTCGGAGTTCTTCAACGACACCACGACAGCGTTTTACATCATCCTCATTGTGTGGCTGGCTGACCAGTACGATGCTATCTGTTGCCATACCAATACGAGCAAGAGGCACTGGCTCAGGTGAGAGCTGGCTGGGACCTCGTTCCCCTGGGCCGTGTTCTCGCTGTGCGTCCCGGTCTCTGGTGGGAGGCTGCTTCGGGTCCTTTCCAGCCCTCCCAGGCAGGAAGAGCCTCTCTGCGCCTCCCTGGGAGCCGCTCTGTGTCTCACAGGGTCCAGAATGCGATTGCTTCCGTGTGGGGTTTGTGCCCGGGTATCAAGAATCCCTTCAGTCCTTTCCTTGCCCGTTGTTTTGCCCTGTTGAAGGCCTGTCCATAGCAAGGCAATTCTAATTACCTGGTAATGGGAGTCTGCACCACCCTGTGCCAGGTGCCCCAGCCCAGAGCGGAGCTGGGGTAGACAGAAACTCAGGTTTACCCTGTCCATTGCCACGTCCTGATATTCAGTGCCTTTCTGTCCAGGTTCTTCTACCTGTACCACTTCGCCTTCTATGCTTACCACTACCGATTCAACGGGCAGTACAGCAGCCTGGCTCTCGTCACCTCGTGGCTCTTCATCCAGGTGAGTAGCGGCCGCTCCCGCTGCCCGGTCGTGCAGCCGGCCGCAGGGAGGCAAGCGCCGTCGTGTGAGCTCGGCCCGGTCGCTCCACGCGCCGCAGAGCGGGGCGGCTGCCCCCGGTTTGAGCGGTTGCCTCGCTCGTTGCTCACACTGGCTGTGCTGCTAAAAAGTGTAGGAAATCAGCTGCCGTTCGGGCTCTATCGAACTTCTTGTCAAGCGGAGTGTGAGTAGCGATCTTTATTTATACACGAGATCAAAATAATCCCTGGTTTGGAAATGGAACAGCAGCAGGCTGTCAAGCAGCAGGACATTTTGGTCACTGGCTCACATCCAGCCAGGCTGGAGTCAGGTGGGTTGTGGAGGGGGTTCGGGAAGGATTTCTGCCCCGTCTTGCTGGAAGAAATCCCACCGAAGATCTGCTGTGCAGAGGCTGAGGAGAGGGTCAGGTCTGTGCAGTGAAGGTGCTGGCGAGACCATCCCCAAACTGATGGCTCCGATATCCTGGTTCAAGCAAAGCTCTGGGGTGTCTCTGGCTGTTGACCTGcccccttcctctgctgcaggatggagacagcGACCTGGGAGGGGGCCAGAGAAATGCCTTTACCCGGCTTGTTCCCAGCCCTTAAAAGGGAAGGGGGGTTGTACTCCATTGCCGGTCTTTGTGGAGAAACGataaaagcagctttcagaaatCGTAGTGGAGGGGTAAGGGGTCTCCAAAATTTCGGGTGGCCTCTTGGCTGTCAGAGCAGCCGAATTCTCCAGTCGCTGTCTTCGCAGCGAGAGGAAAGCCTGGCTTTCTTAAGGTACGTCTGGGCTCGCAGCCCAGGCCCGGTGAGTGACGCCTTTCCCTTTGCCTTCTCTAGCATTCGATGATTTACTTCTTCCACCACTACGAGCTGCCAGCCATCCTCCAGCAGATCAGGAtccaggagatgctgctgcagaaCCAGCAGGTAGGCCAGGGCACCCAGACAACGCTCCAGGACAACCTCAACAACAACACCACGGCTGCGCCGGCTGCGGCGGGGAGCCGCCGGGCCCACCTGCCCGCCGGGCCCTCGGgggacagccccagcccggctgccctGACTCCCAGCGAGGCCTCCAGCGTCATCGCCGCTGCCACGGCGGCCGCTGTTGGGAGCGACCTGAACTGGGTAGCGGAGACAGCCGCCATCGTTACCGAAGCCTCGTTTCTCTCCGACCTGAGCACCACCCTCCTGGAGCCAAACGTGGTGCGCGAAGCCGTGGCCGccgggagcccccaggacgctgCCGCTGCCTCCGGTTTGGTTGCCCGCATCAGGGTCAGCAGCGACCACCCGGAGACGGCCATGGGCTCCATCACCATTGAAGTCACTTCGACACCCGTGGTGGCTGCAGCAGATGCTCCCCCCGCTGCGGAGGTGGGACCCGCTGCCCCCCTCACCccgcagcaggaggagggggtctctgtccccagccccccccttccTGAGCAGACTGAGGCAGCCGGGGGCTCGGACAGCCGAGCAAAACCCAGCGGCAAGAACTGCGTTGCCAACGGCAGCGTGGCCGAGAGCCCTGCGGCCTTGGTGGAGGCCGCTGAGCAGGACGGACgtttgggtgctgctggggacacTTGCCCAGCGCCGGTGGGCAGCGCACCTCGCTCCAAACCTCGCTCGGAGCCGGACTTGCGGAGCCTGTCGTGAGTCCCTGTGCCTGTGATTGGGGACTGCTGGGAAGGCACTTGGATTTTGTTTGTTACTGTTTCTCACTTCACCATCATCCTTAACCCACGAATTCCTCtcggctggggcagagcagaggtgctgccgGGAGCTCCCCTGGGCCGAGCGCGCGTGTGCGAGAGGCTGGTGTGCGAGAGGCTGGCAGCGCGGGGCGAGGCGCTCGGCTGCAGGGCCCGCGAGGCTCGGGGGCCTGCGAGGCTCAGGGGCCTGCGAGGCTCAggggcccgcggccgcccgctcAGCCCTGCGCTCGGCTCCGCGCTGCAGCTCCTttcgccccggctctgccccctgCGCTCACGTTGGCGGCCCGGGTGCTGTTCACAGGCGTGAGCTGGTTCGGGacaggccgggggggggggggtgtcggct contains these protein-coding regions:
- the TMEM259 gene encoding membralin isoform X1 — protein: MSENQANAPNHHPANNNGGGGAAGGNNRGVRNPNLNQNPLINVRDRLFHALFFKMAVTYARLFPPSFRRVFEFFVLLKALFVLFILAYIHIAFSRSPINCLEHVRDKWPRDGILRVEIQRNSSRAPIFLQFCGAEKFPGMVVESTAEEEEEEEEEMTVDMFENSSIKFELDIEPKVFLKPSRVSSTEVLTHNESQELSFSEAATKGMQPLRETVSEFEMLARAVWPQEEYIVEYSLEYGFLRLSQSTRQRLSIPVMVVTLDPTRDQCFGDRFSRLLLDEFLGYDDILMSSVKALAENEENKGFLRNVVSGEHYRFVSMWMARTSYLAAFVIMVIFTLSVSMLLRYSHHQIFVFIVDLLQMLEMNMTIAFPAAPLLTVILALVGMEAIMSEFFNDTTTAFYIILIVWLADQYDAICCHTNTSKRHWLRFFYLYHFAFYAYHYRFNGQYSSLALVTSWLFIQHSMIYFFHHYELPAILQQIRIQEMLLQNQQVGQGTQTTLQDNLNNNTTAAPAAAGSRRAHLPAGPSGDSPSPAALTPSEASSVIAAATAAAVGSDLNWVAETAAIVTEASFLSDLSTTLLEPNVVREAVAAGSPQDAAAASGLVARIRVSSDHPETAMGSITIEVTSTPVVAAADAPPAAEVGPAAPLTPQQEEGVSVPSPPLPEQTEAAGGSDSRAKPSGKNCVANGSVAESPAALVEAAEQDGRLGAAGDTCPAPVGSAPRSKPRSEPDLRSLS
- the TMEM259 gene encoding membralin isoform X2, producing MSENQANAPNHHPANNNGGGGAAGGNNRGVRNPNLNQNPLINVRDRLFHALFFKMAVTYARLFPPSFRRVFEFFVLLKALFVLFILAYIHIAFSRSPINCLEHVRDKWPRDGILRVEIQRNSSRAPIFLQFCGAEKFPGMVVESTAEEEEEEEEEMTVDMFENSSIKFELDIEPKVFLKPSRVSSTEVLTHNESQELSFSEAATKVWPQEEYIVEYSLEYGFLRLSQSTRQRLSIPVMVVTLDPTRDQCFGDRFSRLLLDEFLGYDDILMSSVKALAENEENKGFLRNVVSGEHYRFVSMWMARTSYLAAFVIMVIFTLSVSMLLRYSHHQIFVFIVDLLQMLEMNMTIAFPAAPLLTVILALVGMEAIMSEFFNDTTTAFYIILIVWLADQYDAICCHTNTSKRHWLRFFYLYHFAFYAYHYRFNGQYSSLALVTSWLFIQHSMIYFFHHYELPAILQQIRIQEMLLQNQQVGQGTQTTLQDNLNNNTTAAPAAAGSRRAHLPAGPSGDSPSPAALTPSEASSVIAAATAAAVGSDLNWVAETAAIVTEASFLSDLSTTLLEPNVVREAVAAGSPQDAAAASGLVARIRVSSDHPETAMGSITIEVTSTPVVAAADAPPAAEVGPAAPLTPQQEEGVSVPSPPLPEQTEAAGGSDSRAKPSGKNCVANGSVAESPAALVEAAEQDGRLGAAGDTCPAPVGSAPRSKPRSEPDLRSLS